In Malaclemys terrapin pileata isolate rMalTer1 chromosome 22, rMalTer1.hap1, whole genome shotgun sequence, the DNA window GGAGCCTGGGATGGGAGCCTTGGATAGGATATGAATAAACAGCCAGGTAAATCAATAGTCACTCACAGTGCCtggatggagggggtgggggtgggattcccCTGCCCATGACACTTCCTGGCAAAGCCAGTACCCAGACATGTGTGGTAACGTGTGCTTGCTTCTTTCTCTCCAGAGCACGATGGTatccggaaatccaccgcagaAGCCCCTACCACACCGGGGCCTCAGCCACCACAGGGGGGCTCGGCCGCCAACCCAAACCTCACAGCTAAGCTCACaaagaaaaaggaggaggaagaaggcgATGAAGATGAGAGCATTGACCTGGAAGCGCTGGACAGGGGCCTGCCACCGAGCCCATCAGGATGCCGACGTGTAGCGTTGCGTGGGCAGCTCCCCCAGGACGTCAAGCAGTGGCCCCTGGGGTTTAGCCCTTTCCCCAATGCCCCTGGCAAGGAAGGGGCGCCTGAGAAGTCCAGCCCTCCATGTCAAAGAGCCGCGAGCCCCAGGAACCAGCCAGTCCTCAACTGCTGCCCGTACGGCCCAACTACCTCTCTGTGCAAGGAGCTGCAGCGCTGTCTCAGCAGCCTCTACCCTTCCTCCCCTCTGTATTTGCCAACGGGCCACCTGCCCCAGCCATATCTTTATGCCTgcggccccatccctgcccactaCCCCCGGTTTGTGCTGCCCCCCCCTGCCGCGCCCTTCCTGCCAGCGCCGCCcatgagcagggtgggggaagtcCCTCCCTTGGGGTTGCCTTCGCTGGAGCCGCAGGTATACGCCCGTGCCCGGGGAGACGGGACATCTCCATCCCCAGGCCTCTACGCAACTGTCTTGCCTCATGGAAAACAGGGAGCCCACGAGCTCCGGAAGCCACAGGATGTTTTAATCTCCCTCCAAAGTGGCGCTTTCTCCTCTCCGGGCTTGGACTATGGACCAAAGCAGTATTCGTCCCCTGCCGGGGGCACCTCATATACCTCTGAAGTTCAGCAACAGAAACCTACCTCCCTGCTTGCCCAGCCACTGGAGGCCATCAATCTCAGCACACCAAAGTGCTGCCCGCCGGCCGGCCGCTTGGGCACCACGCCCGTGCCCTACCCTCTGAAGAAGCAGAACGGCAAGATCAAATACGAGTGCAACATCTGCGCCAAGAGCTTCGGGCAGCTCTCCAACCTCAAGGTACCAAAGGGCCACCTCAGGACACTCTCCCACCCTCCTCTGTCCGCAGCCTCGCCCCTCCCGACCCACATCAGTATGCTCCTGCTAGCCTCTTcaaaggcagcatggtctagtggctagggcactagGCTGAGAGTCTGGAGACCCGGGTTGTATTGCTGACTCTACCTGCTGCGCGACCTTGGGCCGGTCACGcccctgctttgtgcctcagtttccccatctgtcaaatgggtaTAATGATACTGACTCACCTCTGCTTTGCGCACTATGGAGGAAAAGTACCTCCTCATTTGGTAAATACCCTCCTGTGCCTCTTCCTTAATCAGTCAATCTCCaaccctctcagcagcctttagagcaggggttctcaaactgggggttgggtcccctcagggagtcacaaggttattacatggggggtcgcgagctgtcagcctccaccccaaaccctgctttgcctccagcatttataatggtgtttaatatattaaaaagtgtttttaatttataaggggggtggcactcagagAGTTTGAAACCCACTGCTTTAGAGTCACGTCTCACCCGCCTCCTAGATCTCCCAGTCACAAATCATTATGGCTGAAGATGTTCCATTGTTAATAGCAGGACACTGGGCTACCCAGGATCGTGCTTCGTGGGTGGGCTTCAGTCTCAAGCTGATCAGGGTGCCCCTGATGAATaggggtggggtctgggaggaTGTCACTAGAGGCCCCTCAGATGTCTTTGCCCTTCCTCTGTGTTATCGCAGCAGCTCGGGGCAGGTCCCCTGTCGGGATCTGGCACCTGGATCACATTGCAGGAGAATttctccaggctctctctctcattaGCACAGCACAACCCGGATGGGGGAAGCCAGAATGTTCCCTGTCTTGCCCCAAAAGTTCCAGGCAGGAGGGAAGAGCCAGCCCAGGAAAGGGCCCCCCCTCCTGGTCAGCAAGGGACAGGCAGAGGCCCCCATTATCCCTGCTCATCCATCCCCCAGATGAGAAGAGCCCAACTCAGAGGGACAGTCGCCTCTCGAGCAAGAGGCTCCATCGCCTAATGGAAATGTCTCTCGCGTCTCTCCTTCAATCCCTCGCTTTTCTCAACCCCCGGGCTCCTCCCATGGCTTACTCCTGCACTTtcccacctttctttctttctttctttctttctttctttctttctttccctccctccccacgcctgccccgccccctgtgccccctgcagGTCCATCTGAGGGTGCACAGCGGCGAGAGACCCTTCCAGTGCCATATTTGCAAGAAGTGCTTCACGCAGCTAGCTCACCTGCAGAAGCACCACCTGGTGCATACGGGCGAGAAGCCTCATGAATGCCTGGTAGGTGACGCGCCCTCCTTCCTCCTGCTAAAGGCCCCGGCGCTGGGAAAGGGGCCCCCGGGCCCATCGGAGCCCGTGACGGCCTGGGGGCGGTGGACTCCGAGGTCTGAGAGCGCGGGGCACTGTCCCTTGGGGCAGCCTGATGGAGTGGTATCGAAGGAGGGGCAATGGCATCAGCGTGGTGGGCAGAGACCCAACggggcctgggcagggggagggtggataatGGTTGTCGGGGGGACGAGGGCTCAGCTGGACACGGAGCCTAAGGCACAGGACCCAAGTTCTGCCCTGGGCTGAGTGAGGCCAGCTCCATTGCCTGGGCTGGAGTCACCCCCAGCAAAGCTGATCCTCGCAGCAGGCCCGTGCCTGGGGGACAGGCCGGGGGCTGAGCCCGGGGGCTGTGGTGGCTGGCAGGCGGCCAGCTGTGGGTCTGACACGCGTCCGTCCGCCCCTCCGCAGGTCTGCCACAAGCGTTTCAGCAGCACCAGCAACCTCAAGACCCACCTGCGGCTGCACTCGGGCGAGCGGCCCTACCAGTGCCGCCTCTGCCACTGCCGCTTCACCCAGTACGTCCACCTCAAGCTGCACAAGCGGCTGCACGAGTGCAAGCGCCCACACCGCTGCCCCAGCTGCCCCAAGACCTACATCCATCCCTTCAGCCTGGCGCTGCACCGCCGCGGCTACTGCCCGCTGGCCCCTGGCGCCGCcggcccccccgcccagctcgGCCACTTCAACGCCATGATCGACCACTTCGACTTCAGTCTGGACGCCGAGCgcctggagggggaaggggccgACCCCGCCCGGGCTCCCGGGCTCCTGGAGAATCTCATCCTGAGGGAGCTGGGGTCAGGCAGCCGTGGGCAGCTCCCCAGGAACAAGGGCCCCTGCTTGCCTGGCCTCCACAAACAGCTtccgctcctgcccctgccccactacAGTGTCTCTGTCAAGCAGGAAGACTTCCCATTGAAGCTGGCCtgagccgctcgctctgctgggACTGGACTGGACCCCACGCCCACTGGTTGGCTTTGGCTAGCTGTGGTCCCTTGGCTTCCTCTGGGCCAGGGCTAGGCAACAGACTAAGCCCTTACAGTCTCCTATGGGCTCTGTATCTTCCCCTCCGAGTCCCACGGACCAGCC includes these proteins:
- the ZNF683 gene encoding tissue-resident T-cell transcription regulator protein ZNF683 — translated: MRGELRAMLQWREADFQERCTYIVKDQPCEMLMRPDVPRAQASLPRNLAFQCNSSHKVVAVLSREYIPSGTRFGPLVGEVYTKENVPKNADRKHFWRIYSPGGELHHFIDARDPRRSNWMRYVNPTPDAPAQNLVACQNGLEIYFYTLKPIVTGAELLVWYNYEFAERLQCPLPRELAEELEHDGIRKSTAEAPTTPGPQPPQGGSAANPNLTAKLTKKKEEEEGDEDESIDLEALDRGLPPSPSGCRRVALRGQLPQDVKQWPLGFSPFPNAPGKEGAPEKSSPPCQRAASPRNQPVLNCCPYGPTTSLCKELQRCLSSLYPSSPLYLPTGHLPQPYLYACGPIPAHYPRFVLPPPAAPFLPAPPMSRVGEVPPLGLPSLEPQVYARARGDGTSPSPGLYATVLPHGKQGAHELRKPQDVLISLQSGAFSSPGLDYGPKQYSSPAGGTSYTSEVQQQKPTSLLAQPLEAINLSTPKCCPPAGRLGTTPVPYPLKKQNGKIKYECNICAKSFGQLSNLKVHLRVHSGERPFQCHICKKCFTQLAHLQKHHLVHTGEKPHECLVCHKRFSSTSNLKTHLRLHSGERPYQCRLCHCRFTQYVHLKLHKRLHECKRPHRCPSCPKTYIHPFSLALHRRGYCPLAPGAAGPPAQLGHFNAMIDHFDFSLDAERLEGEGADPARAPGLLENLILRELGSGSRGQLPRNKGPCLPGLHKQLPLLPLPHYSVSVKQEDFPLKLA